In Desulfurobacterium indicum, a genomic segment contains:
- a CDS encoding DNA gyrase inhibitor YacG codes for MKEKSKKIKCPTCGKETEWENNPFRPFCSEKCKLADLHKWLTEEYTVIEKQPLATNDNKN; via the coding sequence ATGAAAGAGAAATCAAAGAAGATAAAATGTCCAACATGCGGAAAAGAGACGGAGTGGGAGAATAACCCGTTCCGTCCTTTCTGTAGTGAAAAGTGTAAGTTAGCCGATCTTCATAAATGGCTAACCGAAGAGTATACCGTTATTGAAAAACAACCGTTAGCAACAAACGATAACAAAAACTAA
- a CDS encoding Fe-S-containing hydro-lyase: MEPKRITAPIVNVSVIENLKAGDFVLISGVIYTARDAAHKRIVEAVERGENPPFDIKGQIIYYAGPAPAKPGMPIGSVGPTTSYRMDPFAPKMLAWGLKGMIGKGKRDKAVKEAIQKYKGVYFGAIGGAAAFLARCVKSAEVIAYEDLGPEAVRKLVVEDFPAFVVNDIYGNDLYEIGRKEYQELFEF; the protein is encoded by the coding sequence ATGGAACCTAAAAGGATAACAGCACCAATCGTTAACGTTTCCGTAATAGAGAACTTAAAAGCCGGTGACTTCGTTCTGATTTCAGGAGTAATATATACTGCAAGAGACGCAGCTCATAAAAGAATAGTGGAAGCCGTTGAAAGGGGAGAAAACCCTCCATTTGACATAAAAGGACAGATCATCTACTACGCAGGACCTGCGCCTGCAAAACCCGGAATGCCAATCGGTTCTGTTGGCCCAACAACAAGTTACAGAATGGATCCCTTTGCCCCTAAAATGCTTGCGTGGGGACTCAAAGGCATGATAGGTAAAGGAAAAAGAGACAAAGCTGTAAAAGAAGCAATTCAAAAATACAAAGGAGTTTATTTTGGCGCGATAGGAGGAGCTGCAGCTTTCCTCGCAAGGTGTGTAAAGTCAGCAGAAGTTATAGCCTACGAAGATTTAGGACCTGAAGCCGTTAGAAAGCTCGTCGTCGAAGACTTTCCCGCATTTGTGGTTAACGATATTTACGGCAACGATCTTTACGAAATAGGAAGAAAAGAATACCAGGAGCTTTTCGAATTCTAA
- a CDS encoding FAD-binding protein, giving the protein MAVYYHDVVILGTGLAGLRAALEILRKTEDSVSVGLVSKVQLMRAHSVCAEGGTAAVLSPEDSFEKHEYDTVKGSDFLADQDAVEVFVENCPREIYFLDHLGCPWSRTKDGKIAQRPFGGHSYPRATYASDKTGFFEMQTLYDNLLRFSNYARYDEYFIYDIFENNGAYVLAAYRLKTGEVDFIVGNQLVLATGGSGCIYSFTTYSDSSTGDGLAYALRMGLPLEDMEFIQFHPTGLIPSGILMSEAARGEGGHLLNKDGERFMKYYAPTAMELAPRDIVSRSIFEEIKKGRAFEKDGLSYVLLDLTHLGEEKVKHRLHLIREVCMKFLGIDPVNEPIPIRPAAHYSMGGIAADVYGVTEKPGVYAIGENANAGIHGSNRLGTNSTAECLVCGRLCGEKVVENLKEFSGKKELNESLLREKEKMLFSHIGHGSSVSVYTLRKRLKETMDRFVGIERNQEELEKALEEIKKVKKEAKNVKVSNTSKVYNLELINYQELLNMADVAEVITLSALNRKESRGAHFRTDYPSRDDENYLKHTLVRKDGDELKISYRDVRVTKYKPVERKY; this is encoded by the coding sequence ATGGCTGTTTATTATCATGATGTTGTGATTTTAGGAACCGGACTTGCCGGTTTGAGGGCAGCTCTTGAGATTTTAAGGAAGACGGAAGATTCTGTTTCTGTCGGTCTTGTTTCAAAGGTTCAATTAATGAGAGCTCACTCTGTATGTGCAGAAGGTGGAACTGCAGCGGTTCTTTCACCTGAGGATAGCTTTGAAAAGCATGAATATGATACTGTCAAGGGAAGTGATTTTCTTGCCGATCAGGATGCTGTTGAGGTTTTTGTAGAAAATTGTCCGAGAGAGATTTACTTCCTTGATCACCTCGGATGTCCATGGTCAAGAACCAAAGATGGAAAGATAGCCCAGAGGCCTTTCGGGGGACACTCTTATCCGAGGGCGACCTATGCAAGTGATAAAACGGGCTTTTTTGAAATGCAGACGCTTTACGATAATCTTTTGAGATTTTCAAATTATGCTCGTTATGATGAATATTTTATCTATGATATATTTGAGAATAACGGAGCTTATGTTTTAGCTGCTTATAGGTTAAAGACAGGAGAGGTTGATTTTATTGTAGGTAATCAACTTGTCCTTGCCACAGGTGGTTCCGGGTGTATCTACTCCTTTACAACCTATTCAGATAGTTCAACGGGAGATGGTCTTGCCTATGCTTTGAGGATGGGACTTCCTCTTGAAGATATGGAGTTTATACAGTTTCATCCGACAGGTCTTATTCCGTCCGGAATTCTTATGTCCGAAGCAGCAAGGGGTGAAGGCGGTCATCTGCTTAATAAGGATGGTGAAAGATTTATGAAATATTACGCCCCTACTGCTATGGAACTTGCTCCGAGAGATATTGTTTCCCGTTCAATCTTTGAGGAGATTAAAAAGGGAAGAGCTTTTGAAAAGGACGGTTTAAGCTATGTTCTTCTGGATTTGACTCATTTAGGAGAGGAAAAGGTAAAACATAGACTTCATCTTATCAGGGAAGTTTGTATGAAGTTTTTGGGTATTGATCCTGTGAACGAACCTATTCCGATCAGGCCTGCTGCTCACTACTCTATGGGCGGTATAGCTGCCGATGTTTACGGTGTAACAGAAAAACCTGGTGTTTATGCAATAGGTGAGAATGCGAATGCCGGTATTCACGGCTCCAACAGGCTCGGAACCAATTCCACCGCCGAGTGTCTTGTGTGCGGAAGACTTTGCGGTGAGAAAGTGGTTGAAAATCTTAAAGAGTTTTCAGGTAAAAAGGAGCTAAATGAATCTCTTCTCAGAGAGAAGGAGAAGATGCTCTTTTCTCATATAGGTCATGGTTCCAGTGTTTCTGTCTATACACTCAGAAAGAGATTGAAGGAAACGATGGACAGGTTTGTCGGTATTGAGAGAAACCAGGAAGAACTTGAAAAGGCACTTGAAGAGATAAAAAAGGTAAAAAAAGAAGCCAAAAATGTTAAGGTTTCAAACACTTCTAAGGTTTATAATCTTGAGCTTATAAACTATCAAGAACTTTTAAACATGGCTGATGTTGCAGAAGTCATTACACTTTCTGCTTTGAACAGGAAAGAATCAAGGGGCGCTCATTTTAGAACGGACTATCCTTCAAGAGATGATGAAAATTACTTAAAGCATACACTTGTCAGAAAAGATGGTGATGAACTTAAAATCTCTTACAGAGATGTAAGAGTTACAAAATACAAACCAGTGGAAAGGAAGTACTGA
- a CDS encoding succinate dehydrogenase iron-sulfur subunit, whose protein sequence is MAEYTFTIKRFDPVKDKEPYEKVYKVPKLASIVTILDALNYIKENIDSSLSYRHSCRMAICGSCAIRVNGKPALACITKIVHLGTDFIKLEPLAKYPVIKDLVVDLEPFFEKHKSVKPFLINKKESIFDIEPDSELKQAPEDLELYLQFAYCIKCGSCYSVCMGTPDLSKGFKEGFIGPQALAQAYRYSFDSRDEGFEDRLDTVASPEGVFRCHFAASCSAVCGKGCDPALALQLLRRAVIFGKKH, encoded by the coding sequence ATGGCAGAATATACGTTTACCATTAAAAGATTTGATCCTGTTAAGGATAAAGAGCCTTATGAGAAGGTTTATAAAGTTCCGAAGCTTGCAAGTATTGTAACGATACTTGATGCTCTTAATTACATAAAGGAAAATATCGATTCTTCTCTGTCATACCGTCATTCATGTAGAATGGCTATATGTGGTTCCTGTGCCATAAGAGTTAACGGTAAGCCAGCTCTTGCATGTATAACAAAAATTGTTCATCTCGGAACCGATTTTATAAAGCTTGAGCCTCTTGCAAAATACCCTGTTATTAAAGATCTTGTTGTTGATCTTGAGCCGTTTTTTGAGAAGCACAAATCTGTAAAGCCATTCCTCATAAATAAAAAAGAAAGCATTTTTGATATTGAACCTGATTCAGAGCTAAAGCAGGCGCCGGAAGATCTGGAACTTTACCTTCAGTTTGCTTACTGTATTAAATGTGGAAGTTGCTACAGTGTTTGCATGGGAACTCCCGATCTTTCAAAAGGTTTTAAGGAAGGTTTTATAGGACCTCAAGCTCTTGCTCAGGCTTACAGATACTCTTTTGACTCAAGGGACGAAGGATTTGAAGACAGACTTGATACTGTTGCTTCTCCTGAGGGTGTTTTTAGATGTCACTTTGCCGCCAGCTGCTCTGCCGTATGCGGTAAAGGTTGTGATCCCGCTTTGGCCCTTCAGCTTTTGAGAAGAGCAGTTATTTTCGGAAAGAAACATTAA
- a CDS encoding N-acetylmuramoyl-L-alanine amidase family protein: MKRRDFLKVITLGGIFSLPSFDVADARRYIPYIKRVRHSSSSKRVRIVLDLSGRVDKKGISDYIKHNYLVFIVKGLRTNRKRYRLHSEFARYVELIPLTRTKTKVRIKLDVPHKYKIFALKARHHKPFRLVIDIFPDFVTSGCKPRFGKRIVVIDPGHGGKDPGAIWPIHWRHPKYKEKYITLAIARKVKRILETDPNITVIMTRNRDVYVPLLKRAEIAAKACADAFVSIHADSMPNHPNWSGVTVFKASPTLFAKAQDTAEEIAKNVKLCSDTMCWSITPVIVSLSSTVTFVESKRLAESIVKRLKANTNENLVKGIKDMRRNILVLKTPGRPAVLIETGFMTNRKDRHRLVQSKYQWEIARGIAEGIKDYLHSLDKVAMY; the protein is encoded by the coding sequence ATGAAGAGGCGTGATTTCTTAAAAGTTATAACATTAGGAGGGATTTTTTCCCTTCCGTCTTTTGATGTTGCGGATGCGAGAAGGTATATTCCGTATATCAAAAGAGTAAGGCACTCTTCATCTTCAAAGCGTGTCAGAATTGTTCTTGATTTAAGTGGTAGAGTTGATAAAAAAGGTATTTCCGATTATATAAAACATAATTATCTGGTTTTTATAGTTAAAGGATTGAGAACAAACAGAAAAAGATACAGGCTACACAGTGAATTTGCCAGGTATGTGGAGCTTATTCCTTTAACGAGAACAAAAACAAAGGTAAGAATAAAACTTGATGTTCCTCATAAATACAAGATATTTGCTTTAAAAGCCAGGCATCATAAACCTTTCCGTCTGGTTATTGATATTTTCCCGGATTTTGTTACTTCAGGTTGTAAACCGAGATTCGGAAAACGGATAGTTGTCATTGATCCCGGTCATGGTGGAAAAGATCCCGGTGCAATATGGCCTATCCACTGGAGGCATCCAAAGTATAAAGAGAAATACATTACTCTTGCTATTGCCAGGAAGGTAAAACGTATTCTCGAAACAGATCCAAACATTACGGTAATAATGACAAGAAACAGAGATGTTTACGTTCCGCTTTTAAAGAGGGCTGAAATAGCAGCGAAAGCGTGTGCGGATGCTTTTGTAAGTATTCATGCTGACTCTATGCCGAACCATCCTAACTGGAGTGGTGTTACTGTTTTTAAAGCATCACCGACTCTTTTTGCCAAGGCACAGGATACTGCCGAGGAGATAGCGAAAAACGTTAAGTTATGTTCGGATACTATGTGCTGGAGCATAACACCTGTGATTGTTTCTCTGTCAAGCACTGTTACTTTTGTCGAAAGTAAGCGTCTTGCTGAATCTATAGTTAAAAGATTAAAGGCGAATACAAACGAGAATCTTGTTAAAGGAATTAAAGATATGCGAAGAAACATTCTTGTTCTCAAGACGCCGGGTCGTCCGGCTGTTCTTATAGAAACAGGATTTATGACCAACAGAAAGGATAGACACAGACTGGTTCAGAGTAAATATCAATGGGAGATAGCCCGCGGGATAGCTGAAGGAATAAAAGATTATCTTCACTCTCTTGACAAGGTTGCGATGTATTAA
- a CDS encoding O-methyltransferase, which yields MSIRDEKNHETSYLKERWQNRSEIIPPDIEDFTSKFNEREHLLKEMEQYASENKVPILLPSAARFLQIICRSKKPVNILEIGTGIGYSTLSMLFALEGKCHVTSVDFNIERIKVAREFIKRAGFSVNLIFDDSFNIVRELLSKGATFDMIFVDSMKSEYIFMNYKIQALLKPGGIAIFDNVLFRGYVCNNHPPKYRKSIKLLKMFLSHVKTYPGITTSIIPIGDGLLIIEKQD from the coding sequence ATGAGTATCAGAGATGAAAAAAATCACGAAACCTCCTATCTAAAAGAGAGATGGCAGAACCGCAGTGAAATTATTCCACCTGACATAGAAGATTTTACCAGCAAATTCAACGAAAGAGAGCATCTCTTAAAAGAGATGGAACAATACGCATCTGAAAATAAAGTTCCGATACTTTTACCATCAGCCGCCAGATTTCTTCAGATAATCTGCAGGAGTAAAAAACCTGTAAATATCCTTGAAATAGGCACAGGAATAGGATACAGCACACTTTCCATGCTTTTTGCCTTAGAAGGAAAGTGCCACGTTACATCAGTGGATTTCAATATAGAAAGAATAAAAGTCGCCAGAGAATTTATAAAACGTGCCGGCTTCTCCGTAAATCTAATTTTTGATGACTCTTTTAATATCGTAAGGGAACTACTGTCCAAAGGAGCTACCTTTGATATGATATTTGTTGACTCTATGAAGTCAGAATACATTTTTATGAATTATAAGATTCAAGCTTTGTTAAAGCCGGGAGGTATTGCAATATTTGACAATGTTTTATTCAGAGGCTACGTTTGCAACAACCATCCGCCTAAATACAGGAAAAGCATAAAGCTTTTAAAAATGTTCCTCTCTCATGTAAAAACTTACCCCGGAATTACTACATCAATTATTCCCATAGGAGACGGATTACTGATTATTGAAAAACAGGATTAA
- a CDS encoding metallophosphoesterase, whose product MIFFISDTHFYHRSIINLSAFRFEGFENRILENLERILTEKDILYHLGDFTWHGKDGDGFLKRWQALPCRKVLVKGNHDEIPAEILPRYFDEIVPFFKLLDFRGKRFFLSHYPALDLRKKERYRDRIARVRWLFNFYRCDYLIHGHVHRNIEGVHCGCFICGIKCLNVNVEFTGYRPVPIEEVIKIG is encoded by the coding sequence GTGATTTTTTTCATCTCTGATACTCATTTTTACCACCGAAGCATAATAAATTTAAGTGCGTTTCGCTTTGAAGGTTTTGAAAACAGGATTCTTGAAAACCTGGAGAGAATTTTAACAGAAAAAGACATCCTTTACCATTTGGGGGATTTTACCTGGCACGGCAAAGATGGAGATGGTTTTTTGAAAAGATGGCAGGCTCTTCCTTGCAGGAAAGTTCTGGTGAAAGGAAATCACGATGAGATTCCTGCGGAAATTCTTCCTCGGTATTTTGATGAAATAGTGCCGTTTTTCAAACTTCTTGATTTTAGAGGGAAAAGGTTTTTCCTTTCTCACTATCCTGCACTTGATCTGCGGAAGAAAGAGAGATACAGAGACAGAATAGCTCGTGTTAGATGGCTGTTCAATTTTTATAGATGTGATTATCTTATTCACGGTCATGTTCACAGAAACATAGAGGGAGTACACTGCGGTTGTTTTATATGCGGAATAAAGTGTTTAAATGTTAATGTTGAATTTACGGGATATCGTCCCGTGCCGATAGAGGAGGTGATTAAGATTGGTTGA
- a CDS encoding amino acid--tRNA ligase-related protein, whose translation MVDVSILRLRDCLLNTVRQIFRKNGFMEVETPVLVPYENPDDNVDNVESYFREFSGKKYQFFLHTSPEFFMKRLIWHGADRIFQICKVFRDGEIGFLHNVEFTMVEWYRKGGSYYDGMRETEEIVRKAYENAKEIGFKPDFSPVFEKITVEEAFREFAGIDVFDENEVIAKTKFDNYEDAFFYLLVDKVEKGLLKIDSPVFLYDYPEKFSAMAKIENGKAERFELYIGGVEIANGYSELTDYESYIKKFLKKGGRAVDKGFLKLLKEKPLPKCEGVALGFDRLLMKVAGKESIRQVIPFTVEELVREVSFGKAD comes from the coding sequence TTGGTTGATGTTTCAATTTTAAGATTAAGAGATTGTTTGTTAAATACTGTCAGACAGATTTTCAGGAAAAATGGGTTTATGGAAGTGGAAACTCCCGTTCTTGTTCCTTATGAAAATCCTGATGATAATGTTGATAATGTTGAATCTTATTTCAGAGAATTTTCTGGAAAGAAGTATCAGTTTTTTCTTCACACATCACCTGAATTTTTTATGAAAAGGTTGATATGGCACGGAGCAGATAGAATTTTTCAGATTTGCAAGGTCTTCAGAGATGGAGAGATAGGTTTCCTTCATAACGTGGAATTTACAATGGTTGAGTGGTATAGAAAGGGGGGTAGTTATTACGACGGAATGAGAGAAACTGAAGAGATAGTAAGAAAAGCCTATGAGAATGCTAAAGAAATTGGTTTTAAGCCTGATTTTTCACCTGTTTTTGAAAAAATTACAGTAGAAGAGGCGTTCAGAGAATTTGCGGGGATTGATGTCTTTGATGAAAACGAAGTGATAGCAAAGACGAAGTTTGACAATTATGAAGATGCTTTTTTCTATTTACTTGTAGATAAAGTTGAAAAAGGACTTTTGAAAATAGACAGTCCTGTTTTTCTCTATGATTACCCCGAGAAATTTTCTGCCATGGCGAAGATAGAAAATGGAAAAGCAGAGAGATTTGAACTTTACATAGGTGGTGTTGAGATTGCCAACGGGTATTCTGAGCTTACAGATTACGAATCATATATTAAGAAGTTTTTAAAGAAAGGAGGTAGAGCGGTAGATAAGGGTTTCCTTAAACTTTTGAAGGAAAAGCCTTTGCCTAAGTGTGAGGGAGTTGCTCTCGGATTTGATAGACTTTTAATGAAAGTTGCAGGGAAAGAAAGCATAAGACAGGTAATACCATTTACGGTAGAGGAACTTGTCAGGGAGGTGTCTTTTGGAAAAGCTGATTGA